The window CTGGAGCCTGGGCCTGCGAACCAGTGCCCGCAACGCCCTGCGGGGCACCATTGTCCGGGTCGGCGACGGCGGCGTGACCGTTGAGGTCGGGCTGTCACTGGGCGACGGCCTCGAGATCGTCTCGATGATCACCCGCCGCAGCGCCGACGAGCTGGGTCTGGCGGTCGGCAAACCGGCCATAGCCCTGATCAAGTCCAGCTTCGTAACCCTTGCCCGCGACGCCGCGCCGGCACCGAACCGACTGGCCGCCGTGGTCTCCGACCGGGAGGACGGCGAGGCGGCCAGCGAAATCAGCCTGGCCCTGCAGGCCGGCAAGACCCTGATCGCCACCCTGTCCCGCCCGGACGCCGACGCCCTGGCGCTGTCCGTCGGTCAGGCAGTGGTGGCGATGATCGCGCCGTCCGACATAATCCTCGCCGTCGAATAGGCGCGGTACGGCGTCCAGCGCCTTGGCACCCCTGGCGAGATGTTATCTGGCCGGTCGAGCTGCAGCGATGCGGGCCTGGCGTTGTGCCTCGAGTTCCGGTCGCTGCGCCATCAGATCGCGGTAATAGGCCTGTCGCAAAGGGACCTGCTGCGCATGCATTCGCCTGGCCCTGACATAGGCAAGGCCGCGCTCACGCCGCGCCTGGACCTCGCCAGGGTCTGCGGCCAGATCCCGCAGCGCCTTTTCCCAAGAGGCGGGCGTGTCGGCGAACACGCCGATGTCGAGATGCTCAGGCGTGTCGCCATAGACGATGGGGGAACAGATCGGCACGACGCCAGCTGCGCAGCACTCGATGAACTTCAGATCTGATTTCAGTCGGTTGAAAGGCGTATCGGCCAGGGGCAGCAAGGCCAGATCACAGCCCGCCAGGGCTTTCATATAGTCGGCATGGGGCAGGGTCGGATGGAAGACCTTCGTCACCTCGTCAGGCAGTGCCTTGTAGAAGGCTTCGTCATGCACGACGACGAACTCAAGCCTGTCCGCCAGGGACCGGGCGGCTGCGATAATCGCCTCTGACAGCCCGGCCCAATCCCCGCCGCGATTGAGCGCGCCGAAAAACACCTTCAGGCGTGGGCCGGACTTGGGCGTTGTCGCCTCGATGCGTGGCAACTCGGCAATGGCATTTGGAAAGACCGTTACGTTCGGATTCCACTGCCGGATCATCGTCGCCAGCGGTTCGGTGCTGACGGTCACGGCATGCACGCCGCGAAAGGCGTGGAAGTCGGACTCCACAAATTCACGCCAGTGGTGCGGATCATCGTCGATGTCCGATGTGATGGTCCATCCGCGGTCGATCAGGCCGCTGACCACCCTGTTCAGCGGACCGTCATTGAGGAACTGGCGATGCAGCAGGAAGACGCCCGGCGGCCAATGGCGGGGCACGTTTACAGATCCTGCCCCCCAGGAAACCCTGCTGCCAGGGGTGCTGGCGAGCGCTGCCAGGGGATGATCCACCCGCGGCTCGGTTACGCCAGCGAACTTCGCCATGCCGATGGCCGCGACTGTGGTGGTTTCAGACGGCGGGCCGTTGATCGCCTTGATGATCCACTGAAAGGCAGAGAGGTCGCGTCGCAGATTGTCTGATGAAACGCCCAAGGACTCGGCGATCGGTGCGAAGGCCCTGATCGCCGCTTCGGTTTCCTCCGGTGAAATGATGAAAGGCGACGCTTCAAGGACCGTCCAACCTGCCATCTGGAACATCTTGATGGCGGAGACCCGCGTGAAAAGCTGGGGCGTGACAGGGTTCGCCCTGTCTGCTGTCACGTAGGGCCATTCTCCCTTCAGCTGCTGCTGCAACAAGGCCCAATGGGAGACATTGGGAACGCCGGCAACGCAGATCCCGCCACGACCCGTGCGCGCCCGCAGACCTGCCAGAACGGCCGAGGGCGCATTCAGGTCCTGCAGGACACCCCTGAAAATCACGGCGTCGAAAGTGTCGTTCGCTCTCGCCTGATCCAGACCGGCCATGACGGATTCGGCGGCGACGTCTCCGACGACGATCGAGTCGACAAAAGAGGCCGCGTCACGCGCTTTGGCGTCGAGCAGCTCAAGTCCAACATAGCGGGCATCAGGATTGCGGGCGCGGTAGGCTTCGGCGAAGCGGCCGTTGCCGCAACCGACCTCCAGGACGTGCCGACGATCAAGCGGGATGGATTTGAGGATATCGGGATTGATGTCGTTGCCAAAGGTCATTGGTTTGGTCGTTCGTCTCGGGGTCTTTGAGGCTCAGCGAATCTGGCGGCCACGCGGCAAGTTGCAGGGACTGTCGTTGGTATAGCTTGCTGGTCCAGATCTTGAAATCTCAGCCCCGTTGAAATGGAGAGGACGGTGAAATTGCAATGATTTGAAATTGAATATCTTTCCTAAATAGGTTTTGTTTTCGCAGAATTATTGAGCCGAATATTTTTAATAATGGATAAATATCATTTACTCGATATTTGAAGAATTTGTGCTTTATTGTTGCGTAGATCATTATAAATGCTGCAAATTCTGTCAAATTCAGCCTCTGGGGAGGTGATTATTGTTGCGGCGCAACCGGCTCTAAGGCGCTCGATATC of the Caulobacter henricii genome contains:
- a CDS encoding TOBE domain-containing protein, whose amino-acid sequence is MSVDGDLSASLVLRRGSLARVGLERIALLEAVGSLGSITAAAKQLGLSYKGAWDAIQALNNLFDGPLITASAGGKSGGAAMITPRGHAVIGAFRAVEREIGAALARLEAGLATAPDQGLGDLFWSLGLRTSARNALRGTIVRVGDGGVTVEVGLSLGDGLEIVSMITRRSADELGLAVGKPAIALIKSSFVTLARDAAPAPNRLAAVVSDREDGEAASEISLALQAGKTLIATLSRPDADALALSVGQAVVAMIAPSDIILAVE
- a CDS encoding methyltransferase domain-containing protein, which translates into the protein MTFGNDINPDILKSIPLDRRHVLEVGCGNGRFAEAYRARNPDARYVGLELLDAKARDAASFVDSIVVGDVAAESVMAGLDQARANDTFDAVIFRGVLQDLNAPSAVLAGLRARTGRGGICVAGVPNVSHWALLQQQLKGEWPYVTADRANPVTPQLFTRVSAIKMFQMAGWTVLEASPFIISPEETEAAIRAFAPIAESLGVSSDNLRRDLSAFQWIIKAINGPPSETTTVAAIGMAKFAGVTEPRVDHPLAALASTPGSRVSWGAGSVNVPRHWPPGVFLLHRQFLNDGPLNRVVSGLIDRGWTITSDIDDDPHHWREFVESDFHAFRGVHAVTVSTEPLATMIRQWNPNVTVFPNAIAELPRIEATTPKSGPRLKVFFGALNRGGDWAGLSEAIIAAARSLADRLEFVVVHDEAFYKALPDEVTKVFHPTLPHADYMKALAGCDLALLPLADTPFNRLKSDLKFIECCAAGVVPICSPIVYGDTPEHLDIGVFADTPASWEKALRDLAADPGEVQARRERGLAYVRARRMHAQQVPLRQAYYRDLMAQRPELEAQRQARIAAARPAR